The following is a genomic window from Malus sylvestris chromosome 7, drMalSylv7.2, whole genome shotgun sequence.
GTGTTCtgatcacaatgaaaaatttctcatcaaGAATCTTATTGACCCGCAATTTAAAGATGAAAAAGACATTTCAGGACAGATGATAATTCAGAAATCTTGATTTCCCAATAAGAAAAAAGTGGACGgataacatttttttatttcttatttttatcagCAAAAATGATCGAGTAATTAAGGAAGAACCGAAGAAGTATATAAGAACAAGTGTGATACTGGTACGTGAAGTGAGCACAGCGGCAAAACTCTCACAAACACAGAGAGCTATGGAGGCGGCAGCTATAGTTTTATATCCATCACCACCAATTGGCCACTTGATCGCCATGGTAGAGCTAGGCAAGCTCATACTCACCCACCACCCTTCTCTGTGCATCCACATCCTCATCACCACCCCGCCCTACCGCGCCGACGACACCGCTTCATACATCACCTCCGTCTCCGCCGCTACCCCTTCCCTCATCTTCCACCACCTCCCCACCATCTCCCTTCCTCCCTCCCTCGCCTCCTCCCGCAACCACGAAACCCTAACCTTCGAACTCGTCCCCCTCAACAACCCTTACGTCCACCAAGCCCTCCTCTCCATCTCCCACAGCTTCTCCATCAAAGCTTTTGTCATGGACTTCTTCTGCGCTCTCGGGCTCTCCGTCGCCGCCAAGCTGAACATCcccagcttcttcttcttcacatcCGGCGCTGCCTTCCTCGCCAGCTTCCTCTACCTCCCCACCATTCACAACATCACTGACAAAAGCCTCAAAGACCTAAATACCCTTCTCAACATTCCAGGAGTCCCGCCGATGCCTTCCTCCGATATGGCGAAACCGACTCTTGACCGAAGCGACAAGGCGTACGAACATTTCCTAGCAAGCTCAAGCCAGTTCCCCAAATCAGCTGGGATCATCGTAAACACGTTTGAATCTCTCGAACCTAGAGCTCTCAGAGCAATATCGGACGGCCTGTGCTTGGCCGAGAACGTTCCCACGCGGCCGGTCTACCCCATCGGACCGCTGATTGTTTCCCACGGCGGTGGAGGCCGCGGGGCCGAGTGTTTGAAATGGCTGGACTCACAGCCAAGTGGAAGCGTGGTGTTCCTCTGTTTCGGGAGCTTGGGATTGTTTTCAAAGGAGCAGTTGAAGGAAATAGCGATTGGGTTGGAGAACAGTGGGCACAGATTTTTGTGGGTGGTCCGTAATCCGCCAGCCCAAAATCAAATTAAGGTGGCTATTACAGACCAGTCCGATCCGGAATTGAAATCCTTGCTCCCGGACGGGTTCTTGGATCGGACCAAGGACCGGGGGCTCGTCGTCAAGTCGTGGGCCCCGCAAGTGGCGGTGTTGAATCACGACTCAGTGGGTGGGTTTGTGAGTCATTGCGGGTGGAACTCGGTGTTGGAATCGGTGTGTGCCGGTGTGCCGATTGTGGCTTGGCCGCTCTACGCCGAGCAGAGGTTCAATCGAGTGGTTTTGGTGGAGGAGATTAAGATTGCTTTGCCGATGAAGGAGTCAGAAGATGGGTTTGTGAGAGCGCCGGAGGTGGAGAAGCGAGTTACGGAGTTGATGGAGTCGGAGGAGGGCGAGGTTATGAGGAAGCGTACAAAGGCTATGCAAAACGAAGCCCATGTAGCGTTGGGTGAGACCGGGTCGTCTGGGGTTGCATTGACTAAACTACTTCAATTGTGGGGCAAAACTGGTTAGACTCCAAGCCGCCTGTTTATGACTCTGTAATTGTATTTCCTACCATGATTTTCTTCTTGTCGGATTTTATCAACGGAATCTCCAATTACAAATGATTAATAAGTTCATGTCAATGTTAATTGTATTTCTGACCATTgttgtctgttttttttttttttttaaataataaatttggtTTGCAACATggtaagaggaaaaaaaaatgatttaatCACACATGATTCATGAAATTAACCCCTTCTATCGAGATAGACcttgaaataaaaaataggtCAACATAGTCTCTGAAAATAGGTGTAGTAAATCAATATGTAACGTCCTTTCCTATTGtgttaaaaattctgttatgtAGTGATTGACTCATAACTAGTCCCACAAATCTGATTAAATATTGCCATGTAGGTTAAAAATATTTGAACAAtaaaaaatcttaatttttgtataattaaaaactttaaaaagaaaaaagaaaaaaaaaagagacatcTTCTTCTCCTCCCACCCTCCCAATACCCCATCCCACatctcttttgttttcttaaaaatttAAACATTCCCCTCCCACCACCAGTGCTTGGGTGGGAGTTCATCTTCctctttacaaaaataaaattataaagaaaattgttttttttattatttaaatatttttaatccacATGTCAacatttaattagacttgtgggACTCGattatgtgccacatcaacaCCTAACATAATTGTGATGGAAGAACGACATTGATTTGTGACACTCATTTTTAAGAACcacatttgtttgtaccatacttgaccaatcctgaaactactgagcaccggtcaacgttataccgtcaatgacccagaagagtttccctccaactaggaggccaatcatagcgcgacacgtgttgacatcagaagccaatcatagcgcgacacgtgtcaatgtcaaaatgaaactagaaactctcttctataaatagatatcattctctcacaatatttcctaatgtcatttgtactaaatcattcactagtactcattaaaggaaagcttgaacctatgtacttgtgtaaacccttcacaattaatgagaactcctctactccgtggacgtagccaatctgggtgaaccacgtacatcttgtatttgcttccctgtctctatctatttacatacttatccacactagtgaccgaagcaatctagcgaaggtcacaaacttgacattttctgttgtaccaaagtccttactgattttgtgcatcaacattggcggcgtctgtgggaacgacacttattcccactctctttagctttgttaagctggtttccaccatttgtacactctttttttaccaaacatccttctccaacatggagagcgaaagaagccacaacacgcagaatgacacccttcttgcacttggtgcgagacaatgaaagaagaaaggaaaaatggttgttcttcaagctaaagtcgatgagttagaagctcagaacaacaagatagcaatgaagaatgaggtcctccagaagcagtatgagaagctttttgagatgctccatgaaactaggtgtactcaaacacgcaagctcgttacccctgtggacatcaaccatcatctgggtgccccccaacataGAAAGTCACCttcattcgacatgggtatccctgatgaggagcgagctaatcatcaaaacattgatcgaCATGAGACTTATCTCAaaccagctgcttcgacccgaagtaggagaagtggaggcagacacctccttacagaaggagtggaaggatcgaaagccgtctttctcAACTGTCGAGATTTCcaaaagcaacgtcgagacaatcccatccatgtaagctcaaagatcaatgactcaAGAGTCTCTGAAAGACTTGGTCCCTtcccatgtcccaggccggttaccaatttggggaaggggcaacaagtcctagagaaacacaaaggtataggggactcagagatgttccgacataCATACCTTGGAAattagtacggcgagtccagggaaaaaccaaatgctcttgatcaaaccttcataccttcaaaaggagatggagatttacgaaagaaagctccagtggtacatgactccactcaggaccctcttgtcctacaacttcttaaggaagtaaacaagttgaaagccgaatgacaagctgagatacttgattggaaccaacctaggcctggccctcttacaaggaggatcctcgacacccacTCCAAgtaaagacaaagcagaagcttggcttgcaactctatactggaaatgaagacccgattgaacaccttaacctttttaagtccaccatggcataccggatgcacaccgacgaagagcgatgccttctcttcccctctaccctctatgatggagctctaaactggtattgtcgtcttccacctgagacggtagactcatttgaggaattgaggaaactgtttgtttctcaacacattttacaGACCAATCATTTGCACtatgcggatgacttgtacactattcgccagaagccagacaagtcattacgtatgtatgctggccgcttaagccatgagtattcctgttgtgccgaggcagacgacaagactgctcTCAAAGCCATCACAGCAGGCCTAcatgactgtttcttcaagtacatgatcaatgccaacacttggaagacttactctgaggtgatggcacatgcttataatcatgcctccgccgaggcaatgacatatcaagggaaacccctcacagccaccccttatcagcaagtagggagtggaagccatatccaaccaaataagaagacctcgaccttccaaacggcagcggtgcctcctcttgccttacttaatactttgcaagtcaatagacatatcaatctcagggcaaaaggaaagatttccatcttcaccaatctcattttagtaaaaagagtaagggacactaccgcgataaccaagggtatcgccttgataatcctcgaccccaggcagtcaacacagtgggtcaagcacatgtcaggacaacccctaccccgaggtatgaggcatgcacacctttgaacgccacatgcgtggccatttaccccagcatagcacacttgatacggaagccaaagccgaggcactcggattacaagcccacgaagaacacgggcacgttttgctgctaccacgagcataacggacatgacggcgagaagtgtatcacctttCGTGATCATATTAAAACTTTggcacttgaaggaaaaattgatcaattcctctttcACCTTCCAATGGGTAACCATAACCAACGCCagatgaatgtgatatattccataagtggtggcacacccatatctaaatcttccaacagggctatgaaaaatagtgaacgagctttaaggtttggccaccaagtgtttcacgtggaagacatcaggggaggtaagtatcaaaagcctaactgggatccaatatgtttctaccctgaggaagaaagaggtaacatctaccctcacaacgacccactgatcatgGAAGCTcatatagccaactttgaagtacgacgaatcctggtaggcACGGGGGCTTAGGTCAATAtgatgtttgctgaagctttcagggcacttaatgtagctgaacacttgctcgatcgctcgatttcccctctgataagcttctccggtgatatcgtgcaacctttggggagcatacacttacctttcaccattggtacaggcccttaca
Proteins encoded in this region:
- the LOC126628254 gene encoding UDP-glycosyltransferase 88A1-like, whose amino-acid sequence is MEAAAIVLYPSPPIGHLIAMVELGKLILTHHPSLCIHILITTPPYRADDTASYITSVSAATPSLIFHHLPTISLPPSLASSRNHETLTFELVPLNNPYVHQALLSISHSFSIKAFVMDFFCALGLSVAAKLNIPSFFFFTSGAAFLASFLYLPTIHNITDKSLKDLNTLLNIPGVPPMPSSDMAKPTLDRSDKAYEHFLASSSQFPKSAGIIVNTFESLEPRALRAISDGLCLAENVPTRPVYPIGPLIVSHGGGGRGAECLKWLDSQPSGSVVFLCFGSLGLFSKEQLKEIAIGLENSGHRFLWVVRNPPAQNQIKVAITDQSDPELKSLLPDGFLDRTKDRGLVVKSWAPQVAVLNHDSVGGFVSHCGWNSVLESVCAGVPIVAWPLYAEQRFNRVVLVEEIKIALPMKESEDGFVRAPEVEKRVTELMESEEGEVMRKRTKAMQNEAHVALGETGSSGVALTKLLQLWGKTG